A genomic region of Neisseria cinerea contains the following coding sequences:
- a CDS encoding lactoferrin/transferrin family TonB-dependent receptor has product MNRRHTFPLTLTALAVAAAFPSYAANPETAAHDAAQTQSLKEVTVRATKVGRRTKEVTGLGKIVKTSETLNKEQVLGIRDLTRYDPGVAVVEQGNGASGGYSIRGVDKNRVAVSVDGVAQIQAFTVQGALSGYGGRGGSGAINEIEYENIGTVEIDKGAGSSDHGSGALGGAVSLRTKEAADLISDGKSWGIQAKTAYGSKNRQFMKSLGAGFSKDGWEGLLIRTERQARETSPHNDISEAFEYGIDRLDAFRQTYNIQNPDKEGEYFLTEDDGSTPKPVAKVAGNMNYLNNQLNRWVGERRSNNKPLSSEEEAMVREAQPRHENLSAQAYTGGGRILPDPMDYRSGSWLAKLGYRFGGRHYLGGVFEDTKQRYDIRDMTERQYYGTDEAGKFGGRSGVYAGSDFRDGLYLIPNAEPWKGDAGLVKGIGLKYSRTKFIDEHHRRQRTGLLYRYENEAYSDNWADKAVLSFDKQSVDIDNNTLLLHCAVYPSVDKACRASAANPYSYDRSDRFHYREQHNVLNASFEKSLKNEVMKHHLTFGFGYDASKAVSRPEQLSHNAAMISEHTGKESGNYGIYRLGSPVVVEGSVCDYIETLRSRKCQPRTIKGSNVHIALNDRFSIGKYFDFSLGGRYDRQNFTTSEELVRSGRYTNRSWNGGIVFKPSRHLSLSYRASSGFRTPSFQELFGIDIYHDYPKGWQRPALKSEKAANREIGLQWKGDFGFLEISSFRNRYADLIAVADQYVEMGNGTKIAVRDYHNAQNMSLQGINILGKIDWNGVYGKLPEGLYTTLAYNRIKPKSVSNRPDLSLRSYALDAVQPARYVLGLGYDRPDGKWGANIMLTYSKGKNPDELAYLAGDQKRYSAGRVTSSWKTADVSAYLNLKKRLTLRAGIYNIGNYRYVTWESLRQTAESTANRRGDDSNYGRYAAPGRNFSLALEMKF; this is encoded by the coding sequence ATGAACAGAAGGCATACATTCCCGCTTACCCTGACTGCCTTGGCTGTTGCCGCCGCCTTCCCGTCATATGCGGCAAACCCTGAAACGGCGGCGCATGATGCCGCGCAGACCCAATCCCTGAAAGAGGTTACCGTCCGTGCCACCAAAGTGGGACGGCGGACAAAAGAAGTAACCGGTTTGGGCAAAATCGTCAAAACGTCGGAAACTTTGAACAAAGAACAGGTACTCGGTATCCGAGATCTGACGCGCTACGATCCGGGCGTGGCCGTCGTCGAACAGGGTAACGGCGCGAGCGGCGGTTATTCGATACGGGGCGTGGATAAAAACCGTGTGGCGGTTTCAGTCGACGGTGTTGCCCAAATACAGGCGTTTACCGTGCAGGGTGCATTGAGCGGATACGGCGGACGCGGCGGCAGCGGTGCAATCAACGAAATCGAATATGAAAACATCGGTACGGTGGAAATCGACAAAGGTGCCGGTTCTTCCGATCACGGCAGCGGTGCGCTCGGCGGAGCAGTCTCCCTCCGCACCAAAGAGGCGGCAGACCTGATTTCAGACGGCAAAAGTTGGGGGATACAGGCAAAAACCGCCTACGGCAGTAAAAACCGCCAATTTATGAAGTCGCTCGGTGCAGGTTTCAGTAAGGACGGTTGGGAAGGGCTTCTGATACGGACCGAGCGTCAGGCACGGGAAACGAGCCCGCACAACGATATTTCAGAGGCGTTTGAATACGGTATAGACCGTTTGGATGCGTTCCGCCAAACATACAATATCCAAAATCCGGATAAGGAGGGGGAATATTTCCTGACGGAAGATGACGGCAGTACGCCCAAGCCTGTGGCAAAAGTGGCGGGCAATATGAATTATTTAAACAACCAGCTCAACCGCTGGGTGGGGGAACGCCGTTCAAATAACAAACCTTTAAGCAGCGAAGAGGAGGCAATGGTCCGTGAGGCGCAGCCGCGCCATGAAAACCTGTCCGCCCAGGCTTACACGGGAGGCGGCAGGATATTGCCCGATCCGATGGATTACCGCAGCGGCTCTTGGCTTGCCAAGTTGGGTTACCGTTTTGGCGGCCGCCATTATTTAGGCGGCGTGTTTGAGGATACCAAACAGCGTTACGACATCCGCGATATGACGGAAAGGCAGTATTACGGCACCGACGAAGCAGGAAAATTTGGCGGCAGGAGCGGTGTGTATGCGGGAAGCGATTTCCGCGACGGGCTTTATCTCATACCGAATGCGGAGCCGTGGAAAGGTGATGCCGGTTTGGTCAAAGGCATAGGGCTGAAATATTCCCGCACGAAATTTATAGACGAGCATCACCGCCGCCAACGCACGGGTTTGCTGTACCGTTATGAAAACGAAGCGTATTCTGACAATTGGGCGGACAAGGCGGTTTTGTCGTTTGACAAACAGAGCGTGGATATCGACAACAATACCCTGCTTCTGCATTGCGCCGTATATCCTTCCGTGGACAAAGCCTGCCGCGCTTCGGCGGCCAATCCGTATTCGTATGACCGCAGCGACCGTTTCCATTATCGAGAACAGCATAATGTCTTGAATGCCTCGTTTGAAAAATCCCTGAAAAATGAGGTGATGAAGCATCATCTGACGTTCGGTTTCGGTTACGATGCGTCCAAAGCGGTATCCCGTCCGGAGCAGTTGTCCCACAATGCGGCAATGATTTCAGAACATACCGGTAAGGAATCAGGTAATTACGGCATATACCGTTTGGGCAGTCCGGTAGTGGTTGAAGGATCGGTCTGCGATTACATTGAGACACTGCGTTCCCGCAAATGCCAGCCGAGGACGATTAAAGGCAGCAATGTCCATATTGCTTTGAACGATCGTTTTTCAATCGGCAAATATTTTGATTTCAGCTTGGGCGGCAGGTACGACCGGCAAAACTTTACCACGTCGGAAGAACTCGTCCGCAGCGGACGATATACCAACCGTTCGTGGAACGGGGGCATCGTGTTCAAACCGAGCCGCCACCTTTCCTTGTCTTACCGCGCCTCCAGCGGTTTCAGGACGCCTTCCTTCCAAGAGCTTTTCGGTATAGACATTTATCACGATTATCCGAAAGGCTGGCAGCGTCCCGCCCTGAAATCGGAAAAGGCAGCCAACCGGGAAATCGGTTTGCAGTGGAAGGGCGACTTCGGCTTTTTGGAAATCAGCAGTTTCCGCAACCGTTACGCCGATTTGATTGCCGTTGCCGACCAGTATGTCGAAATGGGTAACGGAACCAAAATAGCGGTGCGCGATTATCACAATGCCCAAAATATGTCGCTCCAAGGCATCAACATCTTGGGGAAAATCGACTGGAACGGCGTGTACGGCAAACTGCCCGAAGGTCTGTACACCACATTGGCGTACAACCGCATCAAACCGAAATCCGTATCTAACCGGCCGGACCTGTCCCTCCGCAGCTATGCTTTGGATGCGGTACAGCCTGCACGTTATGTTTTGGGATTGGGGTACGACAGGCCCGATGGAAAATGGGGGGCAAACATTATGCTGACCTATTCCAAAGGGAAAAATCCTGATGAACTTGCTTATCTGGCAGGCGATCAAAAACGATATTCGGCAGGAAGGGTTACGTCTTCTTGGAAAACGGCAGATGTTTCCGCTTATCTGAATCTGAAAAAACGGCTGACCTTGAGGGCGGGTATCTACAATATCGGCAATTACCGCTACGTTACTTGGGAATCGTTGCGCCAGACTGCGGAAAGCACGGCAAACCGACGCGGCGACGACAGCAACTATGGAAGGTATGCCGCACCGGGCAGAAACTTCAGCCTCGCGCTTGAAATGAAGTTTTAA
- the purF gene encoding amidophosphoribosyltransferase translates to MCGVLGLVSHEPVNQLLYDGLQMLQHRGQDAAGIVTAEGGTFHMHKGKGMVREVFRTRNMRDLVGNAGIAHVRYPTAGNASSSAEAQPFYVSSPFGIVLAHNGNLTNTAELYENVCNKHLRHVNTSSDSEVLLNVFAHELRREVSKNANPHRLNIDNIFNAVTEVHRLVRGAYGVVAMIAGYGMVAFRDPYGIRPLALGSQTDETGRKSYAFASESVAFNALAYDLERDIRPGEAVFVGFDGTMIARQCSDRAKLSPCLFEYVYFARPDSVIDGVSVYQSRMDMGVSLAEKIKRELPVDDIDVVMPIPDTSRPSAMELAVHLNKPYREGLIKNRYIGRTFIMPGQSTRKKSVRQKLSPMETEFEGKSVLLVDDSIVRGTTSREIVEMVRAAGARKVYIASAAPEVRYPNVYGIDMPTREELIANGRSAAEIAAEIGADGIVFQNLSDLEAVVKALNPKIESFDSSCFNGIYQTGDIDDTYLDRLSAEKSGCGGLKIHPSRMEHNISISDAGDEE, encoded by the coding sequence ATGTGCGGTGTATTAGGTTTGGTCAGTCATGAGCCGGTAAACCAGCTTCTATATGACGGATTGCAGATGTTGCAGCACAGGGGACAGGATGCGGCGGGCATTGTAACGGCCGAAGGCGGCACGTTCCATATGCACAAAGGCAAAGGCATGGTGCGCGAAGTGTTCCGTACACGCAATATGCGCGATTTGGTCGGCAACGCCGGCATCGCCCACGTCCGTTATCCTACTGCGGGCAACGCGAGCAGCAGCGCTGAGGCGCAGCCTTTCTACGTCAGTTCGCCTTTCGGCATCGTTTTGGCGCACAACGGCAACCTCACCAACACTGCCGAACTTTATGAAAACGTGTGCAACAAACACCTGCGCCACGTCAACACCAGCTCCGATTCCGAAGTCTTGCTCAACGTATTCGCGCACGAATTGCGCCGCGAAGTCTCTAAAAATGCCAATCCCCACCGGCTCAATATCGACAATATTTTCAACGCCGTTACTGAAGTCCATCGCCTTGTGCGCGGCGCATACGGCGTGGTTGCCATGATTGCGGGCTACGGCATGGTCGCCTTCCGCGATCCTTACGGCATCCGTCCGCTGGCATTGGGTTCGCAAACCGACGAAACCGGCAGAAAATCCTATGCATTCGCCTCCGAATCCGTTGCCTTCAATGCGCTTGCCTACGATTTGGAACGCGATATCCGGCCGGGTGAAGCGGTATTTGTCGGCTTTGACGGCACAATGATTGCCCGCCAATGCAGCGACCGTGCCAAACTCAGCCCCTGCCTTTTTGAATACGTCTATTTTGCCCGTCCCGACTCCGTGATCGACGGCGTGTCCGTTTACCAGTCGCGCATGGACATGGGTGTGTCGCTAGCGGAGAAAATCAAACGCGAGCTGCCCGTGGACGACATCGACGTCGTGATGCCCATTCCCGATACCAGCCGCCCCAGTGCAATGGAGCTTGCCGTCCACCTCAACAAACCCTACCGCGAGGGTTTGATTAAAAACCGCTATATCGGCCGCACCTTTATCATGCCCGGTCAGTCGACACGCAAAAAATCCGTGCGCCAAAAACTCAGCCCGATGGAAACCGAATTTGAAGGCAAAAGCGTGTTGCTGGTGGACGACTCCATCGTACGCGGTACGACCAGCCGCGAAATCGTCGAAATGGTACGCGCGGCTGGCGCACGCAAAGTCTATATCGCCTCCGCCGCACCCGAAGTGCGCTATCCCAACGTATACGGCATCGATATGCCCACGCGCGAAGAGTTGATTGCCAACGGGCGCAGCGCGGCGGAAATTGCCGCCGAAATCGGCGCGGACGGCATCGTTTTCCAAAATTTGAGCGATTTGGAAGCCGTCGTCAAAGCACTCAATCCGAAAATCGAATCCTTCGATTCGTCCTGTTTCAACGGCATCTATCAAACCGGCGACATCGATGATACCTACCTTGACCGGCTTTCTGCCGAGAAATCCGGCTGCGGCGGTCTGAAAATCCATCCGAGCAGGATGGAACACAATATCAGCATCAGCGATGCCGGCGACGAAGAATAA
- a CDS encoding CvpA family protein — MNNLPVADILIFAIIAACIVISTMRGVIAEAGSMVAWVVSFFFAKLFAASFAEIAFTSFQPRLFALALSFISLFILAYLIQKILRSLLTQAVSSVGLGFANRILGGVFGAAKGILAVTLLVMLASKTDLPDTDEWRDAYTLPFFVSLSEAVLNHADDRDGALEDD; from the coding sequence ATGAATAACCTCCCCGTTGCCGACATCCTCATCTTCGCCATCATCGCCGCCTGCATCGTCATTTCCACGATGCGCGGCGTGATTGCGGAAGCAGGTTCGATGGTGGCATGGGTGGTTTCCTTCTTTTTTGCCAAACTCTTTGCCGCCTCCTTCGCAGAAATTGCCTTTACCTCGTTCCAGCCGCGCCTGTTTGCACTGGCATTGTCGTTTATTTCATTATTCATCCTCGCCTACCTGATACAGAAAATACTCCGCTCGCTGCTGACACAAGCAGTTTCCTCCGTCGGCTTGGGCTTTGCAAACCGCATTTTGGGCGGCGTATTCGGTGCGGCAAAAGGGATATTGGCCGTTACCCTGCTGGTCATGCTCGCTTCAAAAACCGACCTTCCCGATACGGACGAATGGCGGGATGCCTATACCCTGCCGTTTTTCGTATCGCTTTCCGAAGCAGTGTTAAACCATGCGGACGACAGGGATGGAGCTTTGGAAGACGATTGA
- a CDS encoding transferrin-binding protein-like solute binding protein, with protein MCKLNYYGIALLPLMLASCGGNFGVQPVAKSTPTVQTPSDSKPSKPEDIPAPAPAKPSIEITPVNQPAVGAAMRLPRRNMAFYKQDGTEIPGKHQAEDYLPLKEEDILFLDGTPQEQADKLKKKIDERYPNVTIYTSDSKDDAYQYKYVRAGYVYTKEGKDEIKQTPGGKRFTHRFGYDGFVYYSGEHPSQSLPSAGTVKYSGNWQYMTDAKRHRTGHAVASEDLGYITYYGNDIGATSYAARDADDREKHPAEYTVDFGNKTLTGNLIKNQYVKPHEKKKPLTIYNITAKLDGNRFTGSAKVNPDLAKNPAGKERLFFHADADQRLEGGFFGDNGEELAGRFISNDNSVFGVFAGKQNSSVPSEAHTKILDSLKIAADEAADPKARPFIAEPMPDFAHPDKLLVEGREISLVKDTQTIVLADGRKTTIRACCDFLTYVKIGRMQTDRPVVKPTATEDEDSDHEGAEPDDENEGLEPEDGEDGLENDTDDSNASSELPAEKDNGEANTVGKNEGNNAESVGTDGKPPVQPASSYRNIDLFIKGIRTSEADIPKIGNVHYRGSWEARIGAPIQWDNHADKAAKAEFDVNFADKSLSGTLTEKNGVEPAFYIEKGTIEHNGFRAVARTRDTGIDLLGRGATSSKPFKAENLHVTGGFYGPHASELGGSFAEPQQKIGVVFGAKKDDKEATR; from the coding sequence ATGTGTAAACTGAATTATTACGGTATTGCCTTGCTGCCGTTGATGCTGGCATCCTGCGGCGGTAATTTCGGCGTGCAGCCTGTTGCCAAGTCAACGCCGACCGTACAAACCCCGTCAGATTCCAAACCTTCCAAGCCTGAGGATATTCCTGCTCCGGCTCCTGCCAAACCTTCTATAGAAATCACGCCGGTCAACCAGCCCGCCGTCGGTGCGGCAATGCGGCTGCCAAGGCGGAATATGGCTTTCTATAAACAAGACGGTACGGAAATTCCCGGCAAGCATCAGGCGGAGGATTATTTGCCGCTTAAAGAGGAGGATATCCTGTTTTTAGACGGTACGCCGCAAGAACAGGCCGACAAACTTAAAAAGAAAATCGACGAACGGTATCCTAATGTAACAATCTACACGTCCGATTCAAAAGATGATGCGTATCAATATAAATATGTCCGGGCCGGATATGTTTATACTAAAGAAGGAAAAGACGAAATCAAACAGACCCCAGGCGGTAAGCGGTTTACCCACCGGTTTGGTTATGACGGTTTTGTATATTATTCCGGAGAACATCCTTCCCAATCTTTACCGAGTGCGGGAACGGTGAAATATTCCGGTAACTGGCAATATATGACCGATGCCAAACGTCATCGGACAGGTCACGCGGTTGCCAGTGAGGATTTAGGTTATATCACATATTATGGTAACGATATTGGTGCAACTTCTTATGCGGCTAGGGATGCCGACGACAGGGAAAAACATCCTGCCGAATATACGGTAGATTTCGGTAACAAAACCCTGACGGGCAACCTTATTAAAAACCAATATGTCAAACCCCACGAGAAAAAAAAGCCGCTGACCATTTACAACATTACTGCAAAATTGGACGGCAACCGCTTTACCGGCAGTGCCAAGGTCAATCCTGATTTAGCGAAAAACCCTGCCGGTAAGGAGCGTTTGTTTTTCCATGCCGATGCCGATCAGCGGCTTGAGGGCGGTTTTTTCGGCGATAACGGAGAAGAGCTTGCCGGACGGTTTATCAGCAACGACAACAGCGTATTCGGCGTATTCGCAGGCAAACAAAATAGCTCCGTGCCGTCTGAAGCACATACCAAAATCTTGGATTCGCTGAAGATTGCCGCCGACGAAGCTGCCGATCCTAAGGCACGTCCGTTTATTGCCGAGCCTATGCCCGACTTTGCCCATCCTGACAAACTCCTTGTCGAAGGACGTGAAATCTCCTTGGTCAAAGATACTCAAACTATCGTTCTTGCCGACGGCAGGAAAACGACAATCCGAGCCTGCTGCGATTTTCTGACCTATGTAAAAATCGGACGGATGCAAACCGACCGTCCTGTTGTCAAACCGACTGCAACAGAGGATGAAGATTCCGATCATGAAGGCGCGGAACCTGATGATGAAAATGAAGGTTTAGAGCCTGAAGACGGTGAAGACGGTTTGGAAAATGATACCGATGACAGTAATGCTTCTTCCGAGTTGCCGGCAGAGAAAGATAACGGGGAAGCAAATACAGTAGGAAAAAATGAAGGAAACAACGCGGAAAGCGTAGGTACGGATGGAAAACCACCTGTCCAACCCGCTTCTTCATACAGGAATATCGACCTTTTCATAAAAGGTATCCGCACTTCCGAGGCAGACATCCCCAAAATTGGGAATGTCCACTATAGAGGTTCATGGGAAGCCCGTATCGGCGCGCCGATCCAATGGGATAACCATGCGGATAAAGCGGCAAAAGCCGAATTCGACGTTAACTTTGCCGACAAGTCCCTTTCCGGCACCCTGACGGAGAAAAATGGCGTAGAACCTGCCTTCTATATTGAAAAAGGTACTATTGAGCACAACGGTTTCCGTGCAGTGGCACGTACCCGTGATACAGGTATCGACCTGCTTGGCAGGGGTGCGACATCCTCCAAACCGTTTAAAGCCGAGAACCTTCATGTAACGGGGGGCTTTTACGGTCCTCATGCATCGGAATTGGGCGGCAGCTTTGCCGAACCTCAACAAAAAATCGGTGTAGTATTTGGCGCGAAGAAAGATGACAAGGAGGCAACACGATGA
- the ftsN gene encoding cell division protein FtsN: MSENKQNEVLTGYEQLKRRNRRRLVTASCLVAASCLLLAAALSSDPAENPPAAPTDETGSVENQAASTVQTPTLKSASEGVEPAADKPQDLAGEEQAPAADNGISEPEDVGAPLVIINDRLDDSNIKGLEASEKLQQEEAAQTAQAEAKQRAAEKAQATVDNKDTAEKPKQAAESKPQKTERAAESKPKTKEPAQKTADKVSEKPKTLPEKSKSDSTKSDKAVKEPKKSDKAESKKPVEKEGSDGKKHETASKADKAKTAEKEKSEKSGKKSAIQAGYAEKERALSLQRKMKAAGIDSTITEIMTDNGKVYRVKSSNYKNARDAERDLNKLRVHGIAGQVTNE; this comes from the coding sequence ATGTCCGAAAACAAACAAAACGAAGTCCTGACCGGTTACGAACAACTCAAACGGCGCAACCGCCGCCGCCTCGTAACGGCAAGCTGCCTGGTTGCCGCCTCCTGCCTGCTGCTGGCGGCCGCCCTCAGTTCCGATCCTGCCGAAAATCCCCCTGCCGCACCGACTGACGAAACAGGCAGCGTGGAAAACCAAGCGGCAAGCACGGTACAAACCCCGACCTTAAAATCCGCCTCAGAAGGTGTTGAACCTGCCGCCGACAAACCTCAAGACCTGGCCGGTGAAGAACAAGCACCTGCCGCCGACAACGGAATCAGCGAACCTGAAGACGTAGGCGCACCATTGGTCATCATCAACGACCGACTCGACGACAGCAATATCAAAGGCTTGGAAGCATCCGAAAAACTACAACAGGAAGAAGCTGCCCAAACCGCACAGGCAGAGGCAAAACAACGCGCAGCCGAAAAAGCGCAGGCAACGGTTGACAACAAAGATACGGCTGAAAAACCGAAACAGGCAGCCGAATCCAAACCGCAAAAAACGGAACGCGCAGCCGAATCCAAACCCAAAACCAAAGAGCCGGCACAAAAAACCGCCGACAAAGTCTCCGAGAAGCCCAAAACCTTACCCGAAAAAAGCAAATCAGACTCAACCAAATCAGACAAAGCAGTAAAAGAACCGAAAAAATCCGATAAGGCCGAAAGTAAAAAACCGGTTGAAAAAGAGGGTTCGGACGGTAAAAAACACGAAACGGCATCCAAGGCAGACAAAGCCAAAACTGCCGAAAAAGAAAAATCCGAAAAATCCGGTAAAAAATCCGCCATCCAGGCAGGTTATGCCGAAAAAGAACGCGCCTTGAGCCTCCAGCGCAAAATGAAGGCAGCCGGCATCGACTCGACCATTACTGAAATTATGACCGATAACGGCAAAGTTTACCGTGTCAAATCAAGCAACTATAAAAACGCGAGAGATGCCGAACGCGATTTGAACAAATTACGCGTACACGGTATCGCCGGTCAGGTAACGAATGAATAA
- the greB gene encoding transcription elongation factor GreB — translation MSTETKNYITPAGWQALKDELYQLVNKERPEIVQIVNWAAGNGDRSENGDYLYGKRRMREIDRRIRFLTKRLEAAVVVDPELREATDQVFFSATVGLLRGDGREQTVKIVGVDEIDTAQNKISWISPLARCLIKAREGDEVVLNTPEGREEIEILSVEYIKID, via the coding sequence ATGAGTACCGAAACCAAAAACTACATTACGCCCGCCGGCTGGCAGGCATTGAAAGACGAGCTGTATCAGCTGGTCAATAAAGAACGCCCCGAAATCGTCCAAATCGTCAACTGGGCGGCAGGCAACGGCGACCGCAGCGAAAACGGCGACTATCTTTACGGCAAACGCCGTATGCGCGAAATCGACCGCCGCATCCGTTTCCTGACCAAACGTTTGGAAGCTGCCGTAGTCGTTGATCCCGAATTGCGCGAAGCGACCGACCAAGTATTTTTCAGCGCGACCGTTGGCCTGTTGCGCGGCGACGGGCGCGAGCAAACCGTCAAAATCGTCGGCGTCGATGAAATCGATACCGCGCAAAACAAAATTTCTTGGATTTCGCCGCTGGCTCGTTGTCTGATTAAAGCACGCGAAGGCGACGAAGTGGTTTTAAACACGCCGGAAGGCCGTGAGGAAATTGAAATCCTTTCTGTCGAATACATCAAAATCGACTGA
- a CDS encoding porin: MKKSVLAVCLAALPVAAVADVTLYGQVKSGITGGQVKIKGAQGTEKSATSVSIHDNGSRIGFKGSENLGDGLKAVWQVEQKTAISGESQKFATRDSFIGLEGGFGKVRAGHLSSVLNEMDTIDTWLYKNNAAGLGIFTRTGERKVAVRYDSPSFSGFKVTASYSPRDNFDAEDKYKHEKPSKERYTVGASYSNAGFTTNVAYGHYKGAYSQNGASKPAQIAKVESYYNGNNLFVGAGVQYAKGFETANKYLSYFTDGFNTYKGTDITKDAEKNEAVKVVDAAVTLGYKMGNVVPRVSYAHGWAAKGVGTGATYVDKFDQIVVGGDYNFSKRTGLRAQVAHLRVGGNTRFAENQKGKVERTAATLGMIHKF, encoded by the coding sequence ATGAAAAAATCAGTATTGGCAGTTTGTTTGGCTGCCCTGCCTGTGGCTGCCGTTGCCGACGTAACGCTGTATGGTCAGGTTAAAAGCGGTATTACCGGCGGTCAGGTAAAAATTAAAGGTGCGCAGGGTACGGAAAAAAGTGCGACTTCCGTATCGATTCACGACAACGGTTCACGTATCGGCTTTAAGGGCAGCGAGAATCTCGGCGACGGCTTGAAGGCTGTTTGGCAGGTCGAACAGAAAACCGCTATCAGCGGGGAGAGTCAGAAATTTGCCACCCGTGATTCGTTTATCGGTTTGGAGGGCGGATTCGGTAAGGTTCGTGCCGGACATTTAAGCAGTGTGTTGAATGAGATGGATACCATCGATACATGGCTGTATAAAAACAATGCGGCAGGTTTGGGGATATTTACCCGTACCGGCGAACGCAAGGTCGCCGTCCGTTACGACAGCCCGTCGTTTAGCGGTTTCAAGGTAACGGCCAGCTATTCGCCGCGCGATAATTTTGATGCCGAAGACAAATACAAACATGAAAAACCGTCTAAAGAGCGTTATACCGTCGGGGCAAGCTATTCAAATGCCGGTTTTACGACCAATGTCGCTTACGGACACTATAAGGGCGCGTACAGTCAAAACGGGGCATCCAAGCCGGCTCAGATTGCCAAGGTTGAAAGCTATTACAACGGCAACAATCTGTTTGTCGGAGCGGGTGTGCAGTATGCCAAGGGATTTGAAACTGCCAATAAATATTTGAGCTATTTTACGGATGGGTTCAATACCTATAAAGGTACGGACATCACTAAGGATGCGGAAAAGAATGAAGCCGTAAAAGTGGTCGATGCTGCGGTAACTTTAGGTTACAAAATGGGTAACGTTGTTCCGCGCGTTTCTTATGCACACGGCTGGGCGGCAAAAGGTGTGGGCACGGGTGCGACTTATGTCGACAAGTTTGACCAGATTGTCGTGGGCGGTGATTACAATTTCAGCAAACGCACCGGTTTGCGCGCGCAAGTTGCTCATTTGCGTGTCGGAGGAAATACGCGCTTTGCTGAAAATCAAAAAGGTAAGGTCGAACGGACTGCCGCAACTTTGGGCATGATTCACAAATTTTGA
- a CDS encoding phosphoribosylanthranilate isomerase, translated as MRKIRTKICGITTPEDALYAAHAGADALGLVFYPQSPRAIDIIKAQKITAALPPFVSVVALFVNESAQNIRRILAEVPIHLIQFHGDEDDAFCRQFDRPYIKAIRVQTASDIQNATHRFPNAQALLFDAYHPSEYGGTGHCFDWTLLAEYSGKPWVLAGGLTPENVGEAVRITGAESVDVSGGVEASKGKKDGDKVAAFIREANRVSA; from the coding sequence ATGAGAAAAATCCGCACCAAAATCTGCGGCATCACCACACCGGAAGACGCACTGTATGCCGCCCACGCCGGCGCAGACGCATTGGGACTGGTTTTTTACCCCCAAAGCCCCCGTGCTATCGACATCATTAAAGCACAAAAAATCACCGCCGCACTGCCGCCGTTTGTCAGCGTTGTCGCCCTTTTCGTCAATGAAAGTGCGCAAAACATCCGCCGCATCCTTGCCGAAGTACCGATACACTTAATCCAATTCCACGGCGACGAAGACGACGCATTCTGCCGGCAGTTCGACCGCCCCTATATTAAAGCCATTCGTGTTCAGACGGCATCAGACATCCAAAACGCCACACACCGCTTTCCCAACGCTCAGGCACTTCTGTTCGATGCCTACCACCCTTCGGAATACGGCGGCACGGGTCACTGCTTCGACTGGACGCTGCTGGCGGAATATTCGGGCAAACCGTGGGTGCTTGCCGGCGGACTGACCCCTGAAAACGTCGGCGAAGCCGTCCGCATCACCGGAGCGGAATCGGTCGACGTATCCGGCGGCGTGGAAGCATCGAAAGGAAAAAAAGATGGCGACAAAGTCGCCGCCTTTATCAGGGAGGCCAACCGGGTATCCGCATAA